The Bubalus bubalis isolate 160015118507 breed Murrah chromosome 16, NDDB_SH_1, whole genome shotgun sequence genome window below encodes:
- the CWC15 gene encoding spliceosome-associated protein CWC15 homolog, whose amino-acid sequence MTTAARPTFEPARGGRGKGEGDLSQLSKQYSSRDLPSHTKIKYRQTTQDAPEEVRNRDFRRELEERERAAAREKNRDRPTREHTTSSSVSKKPRLDQIPAANLDADDPLTDEEDEDEDFEEESDDDDTAALLAELEKIKKERAEEQARKEQEQKAEEERIRMENILSGNPLLNLTGPSQPQANFKVKRRWDDDVVFKNCAKGVDDQKKDKRFVNDTLRSEFHKKFMEKYIK is encoded by the exons ATGACAACAGCAGCTCGGCCAACTTTTGAACCTGCAAGAGGTGGAAGAGGAAAAGGTGAGGGTGATTTGAGCCAGCTCTCAAAGCAGTATTCAAGCAGAGACCTACCCTCTCatacaaagataaaatatag ACAGACCACTCAGGATGCCCCTGAAGAGGTTCGAAACCGTGACTTCAGGAGAGagttggaggagagagagagagctgctgcaagagaaaaaaacagagatcGGCCAACCCGAG AACATACAACCTCCTCTTCAGTGTCAAAGAAGCCTCGATTGGACCAGATTCCTGCTGCCAACCTTGATGCAGATGATCCACTAACAGAT GAGGAAGATGAAGATGAAGATTTTGAAGAGGAGAGTGATGATGACGATACTGCAGCTCTTCTTGCAGAGctggaaaaaatcaaaaaagaaagagctgAAGAGCAGGCCAGGAAG GAACAAGAACAAAAGGCTGAAGAAGAAAGGATTCGTATGGAAAACATTCTGAGTGGAAATCCTCTTCTTAATCTCACTGGCCCATCCCAGCCTCAGGCCAACTTCAAAGTTAAAAGAAG gtgGGACGATGATGTTGTCTTCAAGAACTGTGCAAAAGGTGTAGATGAtcagaagaaagacaaaagattTGTCAATGATACGCTTCGATCTGAATTTCACAAAAAGTTCATGGAGAAATACATTAAATAG